The following proteins come from a genomic window of Candidatus Dependentiae bacterium:
- a CDS encoding MBL fold metallo-hydrolase — protein sequence MKKQKQRLYPHVQHGRFYNYPNENPEGFFFRSFYIYLKSYINRFFYHPNTSEWQMQLKPIVRSAKPVITWIGHSTFLIQMNGINILTDPIFGDATSLFPRILQPGITLAQLPPIDYVVISHNHLDHMDEPALTVLKERNPYCRYLVPLGDKAWFDKRAFTHVREYTWWQQDSFVLSDIVTDRVTFTFLPAFHWSQRGMFDKNRSLWGSWMIEIGGKKIYFGGDTAYAKHFKSIGVEFGQIDCAILPIGPCEPHKWMKYSHANAYEAFQAFKDLNAHHFIPMHWGTYYFGTDTFDMPIKLLNHAWQSAITNKQVSQEQLHILRAGQRIDLPLASDMPIIELPKEIQR from the coding sequence ATGAAAAAACAGAAACAACGTTTATATCCTCATGTTCAGCATGGGCGTTTTTATAATTATCCAAACGAAAATCCTGAAGGTTTTTTTTTCAGGTCTTTTTATATTTACTTAAAATCATATATTAATCGTTTTTTTTATCATCCGAATACTTCCGAATGGCAAATGCAATTGAAGCCTATTGTTCGTAGTGCAAAGCCGGTTATTACTTGGATTGGACATTCGACATTCTTAATTCAGATGAATGGCATTAATATTTTAACGGATCCAATTTTTGGTGATGCTACTTCTCTGTTTCCTCGTATATTGCAACCGGGTATAACGCTTGCTCAATTGCCGCCTATCGATTATGTTGTTATATCGCATAATCATTTGGATCATATGGATGAGCCGGCATTAACGGTATTGAAAGAGCGCAATCCGTATTGTCGTTATTTAGTTCCTTTGGGCGACAAAGCTTGGTTTGACAAGCGTGCATTTACTCATGTACGTGAATATACGTGGTGGCAACAGGACAGTTTTGTGTTATCAGATATTGTTACCGATAGAGTTACTTTTACTTTTTTACCGGCGTTTCATTGGTCTCAACGAGGTATGTTTGATAAGAACAGATCATTATGGGGTAGTTGGATGATTGAGATTGGCGGAAAAAAAATCTATTTTGGTGGTGATACTGCATATGCAAAACATTTCAAATCTATTGGTGTTGAATTTGGTCAGATTGATTGTGCAATTTTGCCAATTGGTCCATGTGAACCACATAAGTGGATGAAATATTCACATGCAAATGCGTATGAAGCTTTTCAAGCTTTTAAAGATTTGAATGCTCATCATTTTATTCCTATGCATTGGGGTACTTACTATTTTGGTACTGATACATTTGATATGCCTATAAAGTTGCTTAATCATGCTTGGCAATCAGCAATCACTAACAAACAGGTTTCCCAAGAACAGTTGCACATTTTACGTGCAGGCCAACGTATTGATTTACCACTGGCTTCAGATATGCCAATTATTGAATTACCAAAAGAAATTCAGCGTTAA
- a CDS encoding histone deacetylase, with product MKKILFLIGISLILSPLAMHTKVWKQKAREKTETKKIPIVYHQKYDVSFFGIEKLHPFDSCKYSKIHKALTRLGIHPGQFYKPQEVTRSDLESVHTARYLDSLNDSTTVARIAEIYPLKFIPNWLLQRYLLRPMRLATGGTIRATELALDNGWAINLSGGYHHAETDHGGGFCFYGDIQLAAKKILDNHPDWKVLIIDLDAHQGNGHEEGCKDDDRIKTFDMYRKNYPHGRNQKHITYPVVFESEWHLGPRVPSDTEYLNKLKEKLPEIIKNEQPNFIIYNAGTDIYKEDPLGRMDISEDAIIERDDYVFEQAKQHDIPITMVLSGGYTSASARIIAHSIECLLRKRNIIH from the coding sequence ATGAAAAAAATCTTATTTTTGATAGGTATAAGCCTCATATTATCACCATTAGCTATGCATACAAAGGTATGGAAACAAAAAGCACGAGAAAAAACTGAAACCAAAAAAATTCCTATTGTTTATCATCAAAAGTATGATGTCAGTTTCTTTGGTATAGAAAAACTGCATCCTTTTGATAGTTGTAAATATTCTAAAATACACAAAGCACTTACACGCTTAGGCATTCATCCAGGCCAATTTTATAAACCCCAAGAGGTTACACGATCTGACCTTGAATCTGTACATACAGCACGTTATTTAGATTCTTTAAATGATTCCACAACAGTTGCTCGTATTGCCGAGATATACCCATTAAAGTTCATACCCAATTGGCTATTGCAGCGATACTTATTACGCCCTATGCGTTTAGCAACAGGTGGTACTATTCGTGCAACTGAGTTAGCTCTTGATAATGGATGGGCAATAAATCTATCTGGTGGCTACCACCATGCAGAAACTGATCATGGCGGTGGTTTTTGTTTTTATGGTGATATACAACTTGCTGCAAAAAAAATCCTTGATAATCACCCTGACTGGAAAGTATTAATTATTGATTTAGATGCACATCAAGGAAATGGTCACGAAGAAGGCTGCAAAGATGATGATCGCATTAAAACTTTTGATATGTATAGAAAAAATTATCCTCATGGAAGAAATCAGAAACATATCACTTATCCTGTTGTATTTGAATCAGAATGGCATTTAGGCCCACGCGTTCCATCAGACACTGAATATCTAAATAAATTAAAAGAAAAGCTTCCAGAAATTATAAAGAATGAACAACCAAATTTTATTATCTATAATGCAGGAACTGATATCTATAAAGAAGATCCACTAGGACGTATGGACATCTCAGAAGATGCGATTATCGAACGTGACGATTATGTTTTTGAACAAGCGAAACAGCATGATATTCCAATCACAATGGTGTTGTCAGGTGGCTATACTAGTGCAAGTGCACGTATTATTGCTCATTCCATCGAATGCTTACTAAGAAAACGTAATATTATACATTAA